Proteins encoded together in one Thermococcus barophilus MP window:
- the mpgS gene encoding mannosyl-3-phosphoglycerate synthase, translating into MLLEAPVYKEIFGAVKIYELQKLLKMDTETEEVPMFTVTNIPREDIYRTLGEMAVVVPMKNEKLHLVDGVLKAIPHKCPIIIVSNSKREGPNRYRQEVDLVRHFYNLTHSRIIMVHQKDAGIAKAFEKVGYTAILDENGNVRSGKGEGMVIGILLAKAIGAKYVGFVDADNYIPGAVNEYVKDYAAGFLMSESEYTMVRLHWRHKPKVTKGSLYFKKWGRVSEITNRYLNQLISEQTAFETTIMVTGNAGEHAMTMKLAEIMPFSTGYSIEPYEIVYLLERFGRWEGVEEYQDVFDQGIEIFQIETLNPHFHEDKGQRHVKEMILMSLATIYHSSLASDGLRKKIIEDLRMHNIIGENEEPPEPIIMPPIKDVDDKKWIKIVENHSETLLKLGL; encoded by the coding sequence ATGCTTTTAGAGGCTCCCGTTTACAAGGAGATATTTGGAGCTGTTAAGATTTATGAATTGCAAAAGTTACTCAAAATGGACACCGAGACAGAGGAAGTACCTATGTTCACAGTCACAAACATCCCAAGGGAGGATATATATCGTACACTGGGAGAAATGGCAGTTGTTGTTCCAATGAAAAACGAAAAGCTGCATTTGGTGGATGGCGTCCTCAAGGCAATACCCCACAAGTGTCCCATCATAATAGTTTCAAACAGCAAGAGGGAAGGTCCTAATAGATACAGGCAGGAGGTTGACTTGGTTAGGCATTTTTACAACCTAACCCATTCAAGGATTATCATGGTTCATCAAAAAGACGCTGGAATAGCTAAGGCATTTGAAAAAGTGGGCTACACTGCAATACTTGACGAGAACGGAAATGTTAGAAGCGGTAAAGGTGAAGGTATGGTCATTGGAATTCTGCTTGCAAAGGCTATTGGTGCAAAATATGTAGGATTTGTTGATGCAGATAACTACATCCCAGGGGCTGTCAACGAGTACGTTAAAGATTATGCTGCTGGCTTTCTCATGAGCGAGAGCGAATATACGATGGTTCGCCTTCACTGGAGGCACAAGCCCAAAGTTACAAAAGGTAGCTTGTACTTCAAGAAGTGGGGAAGGGTTAGCGAGATAACAAACCGCTACCTAAATCAGCTCATAAGCGAGCAGACTGCATTTGAAACCACAATAATGGTAACTGGAAATGCCGGGGAGCATGCAATGACCATGAAGCTTGCTGAGATAATGCCGTTCTCAACTGGCTACTCAATAGAGCCATATGAGATAGTCTATCTTCTTGAGAGGTTTGGCAGATGGGAGGGAGTGGAGGAGTATCAGGATGTCTTTGATCAGGGAATAGAGATATTTCAGATTGAGACCCTTAATCCGCACTTCCATGAAGACAAGGGGCAGAGGCATGTGAAGGAAATGATTTTGATGTCTTTGGCGACGATTTATCACTCGAGCTTGGCTTCAGATGGACTCAGGAAAAAGATAATTGAGGACTTAAGGATGCACAATATAATCGGAGAAAATGAAGAACCTCCAGAGCCAATTATAATGCCCCCAATTAAAGATGTTGATGACAAAAAATGGATTAAAATTGTCGAGAATCATTCTGAAACACTGCTCAAGCTTGGCTTGTAA